One part of the Nitrospira defluvii genome encodes these proteins:
- a CDS encoding oligosaccharide flippase family protein — MNILHNTMCLLLSRYLALPLNVVTGILLARVLGPEELGRYALMVWLPSVLAGPMSLGLGNANLYFGARDRGLGPSLVANSFAVSLGFFFIVICLLCGFPRIAVFEFPLGLTIMHFVAPLLDLPFRLATMFAMNLLNAWEDHAHYRITEIIQTVAYFVCCIVAVFVLHMGLWGFIGAQIAASIVTSLYTIRCLWRHKCLSLRMDWDLLRRSLSYGMQVQVGSITRIGGQKLDELILLYFTGMRELGLLTLARNLTNRFRVIPYSLSTIIGPRLSKADQEAFVLAATATRRMTVVMSGVVAMSVIAVGPLVPLVYGQAYIDVVLPVRIFLLMLIPLGMQRMFAVFMLAVGETTVFLQSVAIGAIAVVLLDFVLIPSLGVNGAVIASAIAITIETYYVGRAFLRYSNMRCAELFKPTMEDSAYFVSQYKVLIGKARGEG; from the coding sequence ATGAATATCCTGCATAATACTATGTGTTTGCTGCTCTCGCGCTATCTAGCACTGCCCCTGAACGTCGTCACGGGCATTCTGTTGGCGCGCGTACTCGGGCCGGAGGAACTTGGAAGGTATGCGTTGATGGTATGGCTGCCGTCTGTCCTCGCGGGCCCTATGAGTCTCGGGCTCGGAAATGCAAACCTGTATTTCGGAGCGAGGGACCGCGGTCTTGGGCCATCCTTGGTGGCTAATTCATTTGCGGTGAGTCTGGGGTTTTTTTTCATTGTTATATGCTTACTATGCGGCTTTCCAAGAATAGCGGTCTTCGAGTTTCCCCTAGGGCTGACAATAATGCACTTTGTAGCGCCATTGCTCGACCTCCCATTTCGGCTTGCGACAATGTTCGCCATGAATTTGCTCAACGCCTGGGAGGATCACGCGCACTATAGGATAACCGAGATCATTCAAACCGTCGCATATTTTGTCTGCTGCATAGTCGCAGTATTTGTACTCCATATGGGGCTATGGGGATTCATTGGCGCACAAATCGCAGCCAGTATAGTTACGAGTCTCTATACAATTCGTTGTTTGTGGCGGCATAAGTGTCTTTCGTTGCGTATGGATTGGGACCTTTTGCGACGTTCGCTTAGCTACGGGATGCAAGTTCAGGTCGGCAGCATTACCAGGATCGGCGGGCAGAAGCTCGATGAGTTAATCCTTCTGTATTTTACTGGGATGCGAGAACTGGGTTTGTTGACCCTTGCGCGAAACTTGACGAATAGGTTCCGCGTCATTCCTTACTCGCTTAGTACGATCATCGGCCCCAGATTGTCCAAGGCTGATCAGGAAGCGTTTGTGCTAGCAGCAACGGCAACACGACGTATGACAGTGGTAATGTCTGGCGTCGTCGCCATGTCCGTCATAGCTGTTGGGCCTCTTGTACCACTTGTATACGGGCAGGCTTACATCGATGTGGTACTGCCAGTACGTATTTTTCTGCTGATGCTCATTCCATTAGGAATGCAGAGGATGTTCGCGGTTTTTATGCTTGCGGTGGGAGAGACAACCGTCTTTCTTCAGTCCGTTGCTATTGGCGCCATCGCGGTTGTACTCCTCGACTTCGTACTTATTCCATCACTCGGGGTTAACGGCGCAGTTATTGCCAGCGCGATTGCCATTACAATCGAGACATATTACGTTGGCCGCGCCTTCCTCCGGTATAGCAACATGCGGTGTGCAGAGCTTTTTAAGCCGACGATGGAGGATTCGGCATATTTCGTAAGCCAGTATAAGGTGCTGATTGGGAAAGCCAGGGGCGAAGGATGA
- a CDS encoding class I SAM-dependent methyltransferase, with translation MNDEIEFKKYLTRGAYHWEQISAHPTRSNASAKARYQRCVALLEAGTGSLVDKQVLDVGCGDGVLSWLLVQRGAVCHGVDPSQIAVEYARKKHKAKGSRAQFSVSSGYDTKAAGGFYDAVVSSDVIEHVQDPNRLLQEILRVLKPGGTAVISTPVRLTEDPLDKMHVTEWFPCEFKAIISNVFPSAHYVYSHPMFWMEFMDRSKFHRAVINTLSLLWNPFFATGWRLYALQYAIVHKKQPTDQDPNDA, from the coding sequence ATGAACGACGAAATTGAGTTTAAAAAATACCTGACGCGCGGTGCCTATCACTGGGAACAGATATCCGCGCATCCTACACGCTCAAATGCTTCGGCGAAGGCGCGCTACCAGCGATGTGTGGCATTGCTAGAGGCAGGAACCGGCTCACTCGTCGATAAGCAGGTGCTGGACGTTGGCTGCGGTGACGGGGTGTTGTCTTGGCTTCTTGTGCAGAGAGGGGCAGTGTGCCATGGCGTCGATCCATCGCAAATCGCAGTTGAATATGCGCGAAAGAAACATAAGGCAAAGGGGTCTCGTGCACAGTTCAGTGTTTCATCAGGCTACGATACTAAGGCTGCGGGTGGATTCTACGACGCAGTGGTTTCGAGCGATGTGATCGAACATGTCCAGGATCCGAATCGGTTATTGCAGGAAATCCTGCGCGTGCTGAAACCAGGGGGAACAGCCGTGATTAGTACACCAGTTCGGCTTACGGAGGACCCACTTGACAAGATGCATGTGACTGAATGGTTTCCCTGCGAATTTAAGGCAATCATCAGCAACGTTTTTCCTTCAGCACATTATGTATACAGCCATCCAATGTTCTGGATGGAATTTATGGATCGTTCGAAGTTTCATCGGGCTGTCATAAACACGCTATCCCTATTGTGGAATCCATTTTTTGCCACGGGATGGCGGCTTTATGCGCTTCAATATGCCATCGTTCACAAGAAACAACCGACTGATCAGGACCCTAATGACGCATGA
- a CDS encoding O-antigen ligase family protein has product MNLYLLFIAPILGAVFIGTLVNPAVGLYYLVLDSWVAGKITDLGEILPLFSVNKILVVFSTVALMLHMALGACNVNLRLLFSRTALCVYAFLAYLLWSSLYLMGRNEPNLLNNLAFFVLILAIMGYKTLSRLKWVVAIIIAASFGMMLSTAGLRLLDVGSLLADVSKGDRIQPGFHILVAIPFLIAFMNTTPNSKLKRLTKVLLVAAIFFVFAQLSRTLVASLLILACFYMIRGHVRAIWVMFLVPVIVSVLAVGMMTDYGQKLLRLPTEKKTQLNEQEMQAFTSGRSGLYWIAWKMFLKYPLAGNGYDSFRHPKGNTLVVAPVAEALERSALHSAWLQVLSETGIIGTILYFGLYLSAYLDFRKVRRRTQEASIYFYSEAVLAGMLLFFLGGIFDNFGFNYRIFFLFMALSSVLASVSVISPARASYQPMAFETETNYHNPLLEGASR; this is encoded by the coding sequence GTGAACCTGTATCTCCTTTTTATAGCGCCAATATTGGGCGCTGTATTCATCGGGACCCTGGTCAATCCGGCCGTAGGTCTTTACTATCTAGTACTCGATTCATGGGTAGCGGGCAAGATTACGGATCTTGGCGAGATTTTGCCGCTGTTCAGCGTCAACAAAATCCTCGTTGTGTTTTCCACGGTGGCACTGATGCTGCATATGGCGCTTGGCGCTTGCAATGTAAATCTGAGGCTTCTCTTTTCGAGGACAGCTCTGTGTGTCTACGCGTTCCTAGCGTATTTGCTTTGGTCAAGTTTGTATCTTATGGGGCGAAATGAGCCGAATCTGTTAAACAATCTTGCTTTCTTCGTTTTGATACTTGCCATTATGGGGTACAAAACGCTTTCGCGATTGAAATGGGTAGTGGCAATTATCATCGCCGCCTCGTTCGGAATGATGCTGAGTACGGCAGGTCTGCGGTTGCTAGATGTCGGATCGCTTCTCGCTGACGTATCGAAAGGCGATCGCATCCAACCCGGCTTTCATATCCTAGTTGCCATACCATTTTTGATAGCCTTTATGAACACGACTCCTAACTCCAAACTCAAGAGACTGACAAAGGTGTTGCTCGTTGCAGCAATTTTTTTCGTATTTGCACAGCTTAGCCGTACGCTGGTTGCATCCTTATTAATTCTAGCGTGCTTTTACATGATTAGAGGGCACGTTAGAGCTATCTGGGTCATGTTCCTGGTACCCGTAATTGTTTCTGTGTTAGCCGTCGGCATGATGACTGACTATGGCCAGAAGCTCTTGAGACTTCCTACCGAGAAAAAAACACAACTCAACGAGCAAGAGATGCAAGCCTTTACGTCTGGCCGTTCCGGCTTGTATTGGATAGCCTGGAAAATGTTCCTCAAGTACCCGCTTGCAGGGAACGGTTATGACAGTTTTAGGCATCCGAAGGGAAACACTCTGGTTGTTGCCCCAGTTGCCGAGGCACTCGAGCGTAGCGCCCTGCATTCGGCCTGGTTGCAGGTACTTAGTGAGACAGGGATCATTGGCACTATACTGTATTTCGGGTTATATCTGAGCGCCTACCTCGACTTCAGAAAGGTACGGCGACGCACACAAGAAGCTAGTATCTATTTCTACAGTGAAGCTGTGCTTGCAGGGATGCTTCTGTTTTTCCTGGGCGGAATATTCGACAATTTCGGATTCAATTACCGCATTTTCTTCCTGTTTATGGCGCTTTCCTCAGTGCTCGCTTCCGTCTCTGTGATATCGCCTGCGCGGGCAAGTTACCAACCCATGGCATTCGAAACTGAGACCAATTACCACAATCCCTTGCTTGAGGGTGCCTCACGCTAA
- a CDS encoding right-handed parallel beta-helix repeat-containing protein, which produces MGDKFVVPSSLEIERVTDISIKAHSGQRPVIWFTGSHEYSLQIGQSVRRISVEGLDLVRATNAPGNVVGIGGRDVAFRRCLVCFADGFSPQKYDGIKILSDYIVIEDCEFFGAPNQCIDAVGHKEILIRNNKLHNSSMGVVVKGGCRDVLIENNLFYNLRYTGIGLGGFTGPMWHNHNNTEAEVENAIVRRNVIYYDKPYNIGGGIWLKGAKNCSVYNNTLYGAGIHIRTGGDPQMPSRFSTNNEILNNIIFRTGNDGILVVDNGNSDNLRMRNNMYWKTAGAGDFKIDGIWYNFQEYATHFHFDIDSIFSDPRFVNERARDFRLRPDSLGIRGGVRLNASAESRGSDSGVDIGAFESQ; this is translated from the coding sequence ATGGGGGACAAGTTTGTCGTCCCCTCATCATTAGAAATAGAGCGAGTCACCGATATCTCTATCAAAGCTCATTCTGGCCAAAGACCTGTCATCTGGTTCACAGGCTCTCACGAGTATTCATTGCAAATCGGTCAGAGTGTTCGACGCATCTCGGTAGAAGGCTTAGACTTGGTTCGAGCTACTAACGCGCCAGGAAACGTCGTAGGAATCGGAGGGCGAGACGTTGCGTTCAGGAGGTGTCTTGTCTGTTTTGCTGATGGCTTCTCGCCACAGAAGTATGACGGCATCAAGATCTTGTCAGATTACATTGTTATTGAGGACTGCGAGTTCTTCGGTGCGCCAAACCAGTGTATCGATGCGGTCGGGCACAAAGAGATTCTGATCAGGAACAATAAGCTGCACAATTCTTCAATGGGTGTTGTTGTAAAGGGAGGCTGTCGTGATGTTTTGATAGAGAACAATCTCTTCTACAATCTTAGGTATACGGGGATCGGTCTGGGTGGATTTACCGGTCCCATGTGGCACAACCATAATAATACTGAAGCTGAGGTGGAGAATGCCATTGTTAGAAGGAATGTTATTTACTATGACAAGCCGTACAACATCGGGGGCGGAATTTGGCTAAAGGGCGCCAAGAACTGCTCTGTGTATAACAATACTTTGTACGGAGCTGGTATTCACATTAGAACTGGTGGCGACCCCCAAATGCCTAGCCGGTTTTCGACTAATAACGAAATCCTCAATAATATTATATTTCGAACAGGCAATGACGGCATCCTAGTAGTTGATAATGGGAACAGCGACAACTTGAGAATGCGCAATAATATGTACTGGAAGACAGCGGGAGCTGGGGATTTCAAGATTGACGGGATATGGTACAACTTTCAAGAATACGCTACGCACTTCCACTTCGATATTGATTCAATATTCTCTGATCCTAGATTTGTCAATGAGAGGGCGCGTGACTTTAGGCTTCGCCCCGACAGCCTGGGCATAAGAGGCGGTGTGAGACTTAATGCGTCTGCCGAGAGTCGCGGCAGCGACTCCGGTGTCGATATCGGGGCATTTGAGAGCCAATGA
- a CDS encoding GDP-L-fucose synthase family protein: protein MTSFFSNKRVVVTGGAGFLGSVVVTQLREHGCRSIWVPRSQDYDLVQMDAVQRLYDDGEPDIVLHLAARVGGIGANQANAGRFFYDNLMMGTQLMEIGRQRRLEKFVALATICAYPKYTPVPFREEDLWAGYPEETNAPYGLAKKMMLVQAQAYRQQYGFNAIVLFPVNLYGPGDNFDMQTSHVIPALIRKCVEAQAKGEKQVVLWGDGSPTREFLYVDDAARAILLAAEHYNGDEPVNIGTGEEVTIQDLAHLIADEVGFEGKLVWDTTKPNGQPRRCLDTRRAKELFGFEASCGLRRGMNNTVQWFQANRQAIREAHL from the coding sequence ATGACGTCATTCTTCTCAAATAAGCGCGTTGTCGTCACCGGAGGTGCCGGGTTCCTGGGCTCAGTCGTCGTGACACAGCTCCGGGAGCATGGTTGTCGAAGTATCTGGGTGCCCAGGAGTCAGGATTACGATCTCGTTCAGATGGACGCTGTCCAGCGGCTCTATGACGACGGGGAGCCGGATATCGTGTTGCACTTGGCAGCACGGGTCGGAGGCATCGGCGCCAATCAAGCTAATGCCGGCCGGTTCTTCTACGACAACCTCATGATGGGCACGCAGTTGATGGAAATCGGGCGTCAGCGGAGGCTGGAAAAATTCGTGGCACTCGCCACCATTTGTGCCTATCCTAAATACACCCCGGTTCCTTTCCGCGAAGAAGATCTGTGGGCCGGATACCCGGAAGAAACCAACGCGCCTTACGGCCTAGCCAAGAAAATGATGCTGGTCCAGGCTCAGGCCTATCGCCAGCAATATGGGTTCAACGCAATTGTACTTTTTCCAGTGAACCTCTATGGTCCCGGCGACAACTTCGACATGCAAACCTCGCATGTCATCCCGGCCCTCATCAGGAAATGTGTGGAGGCGCAAGCCAAGGGTGAGAAGCAGGTCGTGCTGTGGGGAGATGGCTCACCGACTCGGGAGTTCCTCTATGTGGACGATGCAGCCCGCGCCATTCTGTTAGCGGCTGAACACTACAATGGCGACGAGCCGGTGAACATCGGCACGGGCGAAGAAGTCACGATTCAAGATCTGGCGCATCTGATCGCAGATGAAGTGGGGTTCGAGGGCAAGCTGGTCTGGGATACGACGAAGCCCAATGGCCAACCGCGCCGCTGTTTGGATACCAGACGGGCGAAAGAACTATTTGGGTTTGAGGCGAGCTGTGGCTTGCGCAGGGGAATGAATAACACGGTGCAATGGTTTCAGGCTAATCGTCAGGCGATACGGGAAGCACATTTATAG
- a CDS encoding four helix bundle protein: MVRGERGFAQSERYIFPFERLEVWQESIELADVVLGLLERIPPNRHLRMVSQLEGAVTSIAQNIAEGKGRQHTKEFLQYLSIAQGSLYETVTSTEVFRRNKLFDEVEYVKVRGKTEQIDRKLNGLMNSVRGKKRGERVSDLGRKQ, translated from the coding sequence ATGGTTCGAGGGGAGAGAGGCTTCGCACAGTCTGAACGATACATCTTTCCCTTCGAAAGGCTTGAGGTGTGGCAAGAGTCCATCGAATTGGCGGATGTCGTACTTGGACTACTGGAGCGTATCCCTCCGAATAGGCACCTGAGAATGGTGTCCCAATTGGAAGGAGCCGTCACATCAATTGCGCAAAACATTGCTGAAGGAAAAGGGCGGCAACATACGAAAGAATTTCTTCAGTATTTGAGTATCGCCCAAGGATCGCTCTACGAGACGGTCACGTCGACCGAGGTATTCCGCAGAAACAAACTCTTTGACGAAGTGGAATACGTGAAGGTTCGAGGAAAGACTGAACAGATCGATCGAAAGCTCAACGGCTTGATGAATTCAGTAAGGGGAAAGAAACGAGGAGAGCGGGTGTCAGATCTGGGAAGAAAGCAATGA
- the gmd gene encoding GDP-mannose 4,6-dehydratase — MKKALITGISGQDGSYLAELLLAKGYEVHGIIRRSSSFNTGRIDPIYQDPHVPEARLRLVYGDLNDASSLNRILRTIQPDEIYNLGAQSHVRVSFDVPEYTAEVTGLGTVRLLEAIRESGIKPKFYQASSSEMFGKVQEIPQREQTPFYPRSPYGAAKVYAHWITVNYREAYDLFACSGILFNHESPRRGETFVTRKITRAAARIKLGVQKELYLGNLDAKRDWGFAGDYVQAMWMMLQAVRPDDYVIATGETHTVREFLDRAFGHLDLDWQQYVKIDPRYYRPTEVDLLIGDASKAKQTLGWEPKVSFEELVTLMVDADVRAERQTLEGTGRGEMLKA, encoded by the coding sequence GTGAAAAAAGCTCTCATTACCGGCATTAGCGGGCAAGATGGGTCTTACCTCGCGGAGTTGCTCCTCGCCAAAGGGTACGAGGTGCATGGAATCATCCGCCGGTCGAGCTCGTTTAACACCGGGCGCATCGATCCCATCTACCAGGACCCGCACGTGCCGGAAGCGCGGCTGCGGCTCGTCTACGGAGATCTGAACGACGCCAGTTCGCTCAATCGGATTCTGCGGACGATCCAACCGGATGAAATTTACAACTTAGGCGCCCAAAGCCATGTTCGCGTGAGTTTCGACGTTCCGGAATATACGGCCGAGGTCACGGGGCTCGGAACCGTTCGCCTCCTGGAGGCCATCAGAGAGTCGGGCATCAAGCCCAAGTTTTATCAGGCCTCCTCCAGCGAAATGTTCGGCAAGGTGCAGGAAATTCCGCAGCGCGAACAGACCCCGTTTTACCCGCGCAGTCCCTATGGCGCCGCCAAAGTGTATGCCCACTGGATCACGGTCAATTATCGCGAGGCCTACGATCTCTTTGCCTGCAGCGGCATCTTATTCAATCATGAATCCCCTCGGCGCGGCGAAACCTTCGTGACCAGAAAAATCACGCGGGCCGCGGCTCGAATCAAGTTGGGGGTGCAGAAAGAGCTGTACCTCGGCAATCTCGACGCCAAACGTGACTGGGGATTCGCCGGTGACTACGTCCAGGCCATGTGGATGATGCTGCAGGCCGTCCGGCCGGACGACTATGTCATCGCGACGGGTGAGACACATACGGTCAGAGAATTTCTCGACCGGGCGTTCGGCCACCTTGATCTGGACTGGCAACAATACGTGAAAATCGACCCACGTTATTACCGCCCCACGGAAGTCGACCTGTTGATCGGCGATGCATCCAAAGCCAAGCAGACGCTGGGATGGGAGCCGAAAGTGTCGTTTGAAGAGCTAGTGACCCTGATGGTGGATGCGGACGTACGGGCAGAACGTCAGACCTTGGAGGGAACGGGTAGAGGGGAGATGCTGAAGGCTTGA
- a CDS encoding heparinase II/III family protein — translation MRVTVSFRSNLFPRTLEESAKALAAGRPEDWWHGARERGLFSLFRLQRQLGSRWLSRSFTEQDTAASSFCRSAYPVLPPLSWHVDLDAASVDALLSGRLSVFGFPWHWTADGSCWHQAPDTGQTWPRRFFPGIPVDRGNPYGDARLVWEPSRLQHLVTLGLIAQKADPAVRARAVAAVETQFLSWVAANPLLIGVHYVSPMECALRLLASCYALDLIRPWMQEPRAVWGALLTLVSGHAELIRKRLALRSPIPHETLAGAAALVHAGSLFTELEQAERWLAFGLYLLEDNTPRHISQDGGSQEQGLGYLRFSSDLYGLLVALFDHQQRPLPEKIRQAFDRSRAFLHEFRAAADDRLPPIGDGDGETALAPSLRFRTPARKPASGLTTFHLSGYSIIRGRGAQRAIFDHGPLGMPPRYAHGHADALSMILQIGSQDLLIDPGTYTYLGDEAWRTYFRGTRGHNTVTVDGLDQAVPQGALTWSQPFDTHLVYREETPEGKVTVIARHYGYKERLGVVHLRGISYDTSGSWMIWDWLTGSGTHHLELNWHVGCRVVPVDEGYRLEGLEQPLLLTIEGGTSRLYEGSLQPMAGWKSSRYGNKEPITTIRVEHRGPLPHEFMTRIRLI, via the coding sequence TTGCGTGTTACGGTCTCGTTCAGGTCGAATCTGTTTCCTCGTACTCTTGAAGAATCGGCCAAGGCGCTCGCGGCCGGTCGCCCTGAGGATTGGTGGCATGGAGCGAGGGAGCGAGGGCTCTTCTCCCTCTTTCGCCTGCAGCGGCAATTGGGCAGCCGGTGGTTATCCCGCTCGTTTACCGAACAGGACACTGCCGCTTCGTCGTTTTGCCGGAGTGCCTACCCGGTGCTCCCTCCCCTTTCCTGGCACGTGGACCTCGATGCGGCCTCGGTCGACGCGCTCTTGAGCGGTCGCCTGTCGGTGTTCGGGTTCCCCTGGCACTGGACGGCCGATGGATCGTGCTGGCACCAGGCGCCGGATACGGGGCAGACCTGGCCCCGGCGTTTTTTTCCCGGCATTCCGGTCGATAGGGGAAACCCCTATGGCGACGCCCGTCTGGTCTGGGAACCTTCACGGCTGCAGCATCTCGTGACGCTGGGGTTGATCGCGCAAAAGGCCGATCCCGCCGTTCGGGCGCGCGCGGTGGCGGCCGTGGAGACACAGTTTCTCTCCTGGGTCGCGGCCAATCCCCTGTTGATCGGCGTCCACTATGTCTCGCCGATGGAGTGCGCCCTGCGCCTGCTCGCAAGCTGTTACGCGCTGGATTTGATTCGTCCCTGGATGCAAGAGCCCCGAGCGGTGTGGGGCGCGCTGCTCACGCTGGTGTCGGGCCATGCGGAATTGATTCGGAAGCGTCTGGCGTTACGTTCTCCGATTCCGCACGAAACGCTGGCGGGGGCCGCTGCGCTGGTCCATGCGGGCAGTCTCTTCACGGAGCTGGAACAGGCGGAGCGCTGGCTGGCCTTCGGCCTGTATCTGTTGGAGGACAACACGCCGCGGCACATCAGTCAGGATGGCGGCAGTCAGGAGCAGGGGCTCGGCTATCTGCGCTTCAGCAGCGACCTGTACGGGTTACTCGTCGCGTTGTTCGATCATCAGCAGCGCCCGCTTCCTGAGAAGATCCGCCAGGCCTTCGACCGCAGCCGCGCGTTTCTCCACGAATTTCGTGCCGCGGCGGACGACCGGTTGCCTCCCATCGGCGACGGTGACGGCGAAACGGCCCTCGCGCCCTCTCTTCGCTTTCGGACGCCCGCACGGAAACCCGCGTCCGGGCTGACGACGTTTCACCTCTCTGGCTACTCCATCATCCGCGGACGGGGGGCGCAGCGCGCCATCTTCGATCACGGGCCGCTCGGGATGCCGCCGCGCTATGCCCATGGCCATGCCGACGCCCTTTCGATGATTCTCCAGATCGGCTCGCAGGACCTCTTGATCGATCCCGGCACCTACACGTACCTGGGAGACGAAGCCTGGCGTACGTATTTCCGCGGCACGCGCGGGCACAATACCGTGACGGTGGACGGCCTGGATCAAGCGGTGCCGCAGGGGGCCCTGACCTGGTCCCAGCCCTTCGACACCCATCTGGTCTATCGGGAGGAGACGCCGGAAGGCAAGGTGACGGTCATTGCGCGGCACTATGGCTACAAGGAACGCCTGGGTGTGGTGCATTTGCGCGGCATCTCGTACGACACGTCGGGCTCATGGATGATCTGGGATTGGCTGACGGGCAGCGGCACGCACCATCTCGAACTGAATTGGCATGTCGGCTGCCGCGTCGTCCCTGTCGATGAGGGGTATCGATTGGAGGGACTGGAACAGCCGCTCCTGCTGACGATTGAGGGTGGGACCAGCCGGCTCTACGAAGGGTCGCTGCAGCCGATGGCCGGGTGGAAATCCAGCCGGTATGGCAATAAAGAGCCGATTACGACGATCCGCGTCGAGCACCGCGGCCCCCTGCCCCATGAATTTATGACGCGCATCCGTTTGATTTAG